The following are encoded in a window of Sminthopsis crassicaudata isolate SCR6 chromosome 3, ASM4859323v1, whole genome shotgun sequence genomic DNA:
- the AP1S3 gene encoding AP-1 complex subunit sigma-3: protein MIHFILLFSRQGKLRLQKWYTTLPDKERKKIIREIVQMILSRGQRTSSFVDWKDLKLVYKRYASLYFCCAVENQDNELLTLEIVHRYVELLDKYFGNVCELDIIFNFEKAYFILDEFIMGGEIQETSKKIAVKAIEESDMLQETMEEYMSKPAF, encoded by the exons ATCCATTTCATACTGCTGTTCAGTCGACAAGGGAAATTAAGGCTGCAGAAATGGTATACCACACTCCctgataaagagagaaaaaagatcatCCGAGAAATTGTACAGATGATTCTGTCTCGTGGTCAAAGAACAAGCAGTTTTGTTGACTGGAAGGATCTAAAACTTGTTTATAAAAG aTATGCTAGCTTATATTTTTGCTGTGCGGTAGAAAATCAGGACAATGAATTGTTGACACTAGAAATTGTACATCGCTATGTGGAATTACTAGATAAGTATTTTGGAAAT GTCTGTGAGCtggatattatatttaatttcgAAAAGGCATATTTTATCCTTGATGAGTTTATAATGGGTGGAGAAATCCAGGAAACCTCAAAGAAAATTGCTGTCAAGGCTATAGAAGAATCTGATATGTTACAAGAG